In the Flavobacterium sp. 90 genome, CTTAATTTTAAAGCCCAAACTTGATAAACCATTCCTTTTGGAGGTTTTGGCAAACCTGCAGCATCTATATAAGTTGTTTTAGTGTCTTTATTCCAATACACTTTTGCAAATGAAGTTGGAGAAACTGCTTGTCCTCCAAGAGTTACACCTGTATTTTTAATATCTCTTACGATTGTCAAACTTTTAGAAATCTCTTTGTTTTGTTCTCCTAAGTATGCATAATCCTTTTCGATTTTACTTTTCTCAGTTCCAACAGTAGCGATTGCTTCTTTTGTTTTTGTTAATTCTAAAGTTTGGTAACCAAGACCTAAAAGTAATAACACTGCCGCTGCCCAGCCTACATATTGAGACCAGTTTGATGCTGGTTTCAGCTCGACTACTTTGCCATGTTTCAAATCTAAGCGAGCTTTTATTTTCTCGAAATTTGCTACAGAGTGAAAAGGAGAGAAGCTTGACGAT is a window encoding:
- a CDS encoding anti-sigma factor encodes the protein MEAQEYIESGILELYVFGLLTETENLEIAEVAKKNPDVEQEIISIEKAIVALSSSFSPFHSVANFEKIKARLDLKHGKVVELKPASNWSQYVGWAAAVLLLLGLGYQTLELTKTKEAIATVGTEKSKIEKDYAYLGEQNKEISKSLTIVRDIKNTGVTLGGQAVSPTSFAKVYWNKDTKTTYIDAAGLPKPPKGMVYQVWALKLSPVLTPTSIGLLDNFDANSQKIFAVAQTESAEAFGITLEPAGGSLTPTMTQLYTLGKV